A single Streptomyces sp. Edi2 DNA region contains:
- a CDS encoding DUF6284 family protein produces the protein MTNASGGMTVFAVRRHRPSCRCVSVKTALHRGRPAAELRSRLRRPGQLDERPIRRARNRVLAARSDLTHRATAALPGGAAWAHRP, from the coding sequence ATGACGAATGCCTCCGGTGGAATGACGGTGTTTGCCGTACGCCGTCATCGTCCAAGTTGCCGCTGCGTCAGCGTCAAGACTGCACTGCACCGCGGCCGGCCTGCCGCCGAACTGAGGAGCCGGCTGAGGCGGCCGGGGCAGTTGGACGAGCGGCCCATCCGCCGGGCCCGCAACCGGGTCCTGGCCGCCCGCAGCGACCTGACCCACCGCGCCACGGCGGCGCTGCCGGGTGGTGCCGCATGGGCACACCGACCTTGA
- a CDS encoding GNAT family N-acetyltransferase, with product MVIRRAEERDAGRLTRLVRRSRAYEGRYSAMVEGYRVGPDYLVAHRVFVAVEELAGEEGGGERVLGFYSLMVEPAELDLMFVSDQAQGYGIGRRLVEHMRGEARSAGLGKVRVVSHPPAEGFYRSVGARLVGTVPANPPAVRWDRPEFEFVVVD from the coding sequence GTGGTGATCCGGCGGGCCGAGGAGCGGGATGCGGGGCGGCTCACGCGGCTGGTGCGGAGATCTCGGGCCTATGAGGGGCGCTATTCCGCGATGGTCGAGGGGTATCGCGTGGGGCCCGATTACCTCGTGGCGCATCGGGTCTTTGTTGCCGTGGAGGAGTTGGCCGGTGAGGAGGGCGGCGGTGAGCGGGTGCTGGGGTTCTATTCGCTGATGGTGGAGCCGGCCGAGCTGGACTTGATGTTTGTGTCGGACCAGGCGCAGGGGTACGGAATCGGGCGCCGGCTGGTGGAGCACATGCGGGGGGAGGCGCGGAGCGCAGGGCTCGGCAAGGTGCGGGTGGTTTCGCATCCGCCTGCCGAGGGCTTTTATCGCAGTGTGGGTGCCAGGTTGGTCGGAACGGTGCCCGCGAATCCGCCGGCGGTGAGGTGGGATCGGCCGGAGTTCGAATTCGTGGTGGTCGATTAG
- a CDS encoding acyl-CoA dehydrogenase family protein: MHLAPTARQEQLRAELRSYFREALPDGPVEDPVRQRAVLRRIGADGMLGLGWPTEYGGQGRGPDEQFVFFDEAYRAGAPVSMVTLNTVGPTLMKYGTRRQKDYFLPRILSGELVFAIGYTEPEAGTDLAALRTRATRTSGGATSGTTSGAASGAAGGATGESGDGDGHWLINGAKSFTSNAHRADWIWLACRTDPDAPQHQGISIILVPTDAPGFSWTPIETVGGLTTTATYYDHIRVPAGNLVGEENAGWQLITHQLNHERVALAAIGMQAEDAFEAALAHARTPDAETGERPADRPWVRSRLAEAHARLAATRLLNWRLVDDVGAGTLGPGDAAGVKFAGTESAVEVYRMCQEVVGDAALVRAGSPGAFRGGELERMNRAAQINTFGGGVSEVQREIVASMRLGMRLGKRRGRR, encoded by the coding sequence GTGCACCTCGCCCCCACCGCGCGCCAGGAGCAATTGCGCGCCGAACTCCGCTCGTACTTCCGTGAGGCGCTGCCGGACGGGCCGGTCGAGGACCCCGTCCGGCAGCGGGCGGTGCTCCGCCGGATCGGCGCCGACGGCATGCTGGGGCTGGGCTGGCCGACCGAGTACGGGGGGCAGGGCCGCGGGCCCGACGAACAGTTCGTCTTCTTCGACGAGGCGTACCGCGCGGGCGCTCCGGTCTCGATGGTCACCCTCAACACCGTTGGTCCGACCCTGATGAAATACGGCACCCGGCGCCAGAAGGACTACTTCCTGCCGCGGATCCTCAGCGGTGAGCTCGTCTTCGCGATCGGCTATACGGAACCCGAGGCCGGCACCGACCTCGCCGCGCTCCGCACCCGCGCGACGAGAACGAGCGGGGGCGCGACGAGCGGCACGACCAGTGGCGCGGCAAGCGGGGCGGCAGGCGGGGCGACCGGAGAGTCAGGCGACGGCGACGGCCACTGGCTGATCAACGGCGCCAAGAGTTTCACCAGCAACGCCCACCGGGCCGACTGGATCTGGCTCGCCTGCCGCACCGACCCCGACGCCCCGCAGCACCAGGGCATCTCGATCATCCTGGTGCCCACCGACGCCCCCGGTTTCTCCTGGACGCCGATCGAGACGGTCGGCGGGCTGACGACCACCGCCACCTACTACGACCACATCCGCGTCCCGGCCGGGAACCTCGTAGGGGAGGAGAACGCGGGCTGGCAGCTGATCACGCACCAGCTCAACCATGAGCGCGTGGCGTTGGCGGCGATCGGTATGCAGGCCGAGGATGCCTTCGAGGCGGCGCTGGCTCATGCCCGTACGCCGGATGCGGAGACCGGTGAGCGGCCCGCCGACCGTCCATGGGTGCGGTCCCGGCTCGCCGAGGCGCACGCCCGGCTGGCCGCCACCCGGCTGCTGAACTGGCGGTTGGTCGACGACGTGGGCGCCGGGACGCTCGGGCCCGGTGACGCCGCCGGCGTCAAGTTCGCCGGGACGGAGAGCGCCGTCGAGGTCTACCGGATGTGCCAGGAGGTGGTGGGCGACGCCGCCCTGGTGCGGGCCGGTTCGCCGGGCGCGTTCCGGGGCGGCGAGCTGGAGCGGATGAACCGCGCGGCGCAGATCAACACCTTCGGGGGCGGAGTGAGCGAAGTCCAGCGGGAGATCGTCGCGTCGATGCGGCTGGGGATGCGGCTGGGGAAGCGGAGGGGGCGGCGATGA
- a CDS encoding methyltransferase domain-containing protein yields MTRSFEELVAEADAVSVEGWDFSWLAGRATEERPSWGYQRAMSERLARASAALDIQTGGGEVLAGAAKLPPVMVATESWPPNVAKATELLHPLGGVVVADADEPPLPFADAAFDLVTSRHPVTVWWEEVARVLRPGGTYFSQQVGPASVFELVEYFLGPQPEHVRRARHPEDARRAAESAGLEVVDLRAESLRTEFFDIGAVIYFLRKVVWMVPGFTVAQYRERLRELDQVIRAEGAFVAHTTRFLIEARLG; encoded by the coding sequence ATGACGCGATCTTTTGAGGAGCTGGTGGCCGAAGCCGATGCCGTATCGGTTGAGGGGTGGGATTTCTCGTGGCTGGCGGGGCGGGCCACGGAGGAGCGGCCCTCGTGGGGCTATCAGCGGGCGATGAGCGAGCGGTTGGCGCGGGCGTCGGCGGCGCTGGACATCCAGACGGGCGGCGGGGAAGTGCTCGCCGGGGCGGCGAAGCTACCGCCGGTGATGGTGGCGACGGAGTCCTGGCCACCGAATGTCGCCAAGGCCACGGAGCTGTTGCATCCGCTCGGCGGGGTCGTGGTGGCCGACGCGGATGAGCCGCCGCTGCCGTTCGCTGATGCGGCCTTCGACCTGGTGACGAGTCGCCATCCGGTGACCGTGTGGTGGGAGGAGGTCGCCCGCGTGCTGCGGCCCGGGGGTACGTACTTCTCCCAACAGGTCGGACCGGCGAGCGTGTTCGAGCTGGTCGAGTACTTTCTGGGGCCACAGCCGGAGCACGTCCGGCGGGCCCGGCACCCCGAGGATGCGCGCCGGGCGGCGGAGTCGGCCGGCCTGGAAGTGGTCGATCTGCGTGCGGAGTCGCTGCGGACCGAGTTCTTCGACATCGGGGCGGTCATCTACTTCTTGCGCAAGGTGGTGTGGATGGTCCCCGGGTTCACTGTGGCGCAATACCGGGAGCGCTTGCGGGAGTTGGATCAGGTGATCCGTGCGGAGGGGGCGTTCGTGGCGCATACGACCCGGTTTTTGATTGAGGCGCGTCTGGGCTGA
- a CDS encoding Pycsar system effector family protein, translating to MSYQDTALTAAHAEVKAELARTDTKAGLLLAFTGAMLAGAWTVATSVHLPPAAMAFGAAGVAMLLGAATYLLRTVRPNLGGTRPQGFPKWATLTPDEIRDALSEDDRPAHIATLSRIAVAKFARLQRAIDLTCVAGGLLVVAAVIAWGGAS from the coding sequence ATGAGCTACCAGGACACTGCACTGACCGCGGCGCACGCGGAGGTCAAGGCCGAGCTGGCCCGCACCGACACCAAGGCCGGTCTACTGCTGGCGTTCACCGGCGCCATGCTGGCCGGCGCCTGGACGGTCGCCACCAGCGTCCACCTGCCCCCGGCCGCCATGGCGTTCGGGGCCGCCGGGGTGGCCATGCTGCTGGGCGCGGCCACGTATCTGCTGCGGACGGTCCGCCCGAACCTCGGCGGGACTCGCCCCCAGGGCTTCCCGAAGTGGGCCACGCTCACCCCCGACGAGATCCGTGACGCGCTGAGCGAGGACGACCGGCCCGCGCACATCGCCACCCTGTCCCGCATCGCCGTCGCCAAGTTCGCCCGCCTTCAGCGCGCGATCGACCTCACCTGCGTTGCCGGTGGGCTGCTGGTGGTCGCTGCGGTGATCGCGTGGGGTGGTGCCTCGTGA
- a CDS encoding protein kilB: MEIAAAVVAVIGTVLGAGVVGVQQYYAARSQRREALRDQALKALTELSTALADHRRAMWVREDLRLSGAAPADVAAACEASHVTRSAVTAPQVALTALLPQVRADVDAAVRAAYDMRGAVNAVALTSRRESAVDAADALTGAATRAMSRP, encoded by the coding sequence ATGGAGATCGCTGCCGCCGTTGTCGCGGTCATCGGCACCGTGCTGGGTGCTGGTGTCGTCGGTGTCCAGCAGTATTACGCGGCTCGGTCGCAGCGCCGTGAGGCTCTGCGGGACCAGGCCTTGAAGGCCCTGACCGAGCTGAGCACCGCGCTGGCCGATCATCGCCGCGCGATGTGGGTGCGCGAAGACCTGCGGCTGTCCGGCGCGGCGCCTGCTGATGTTGCTGCCGCCTGCGAAGCCAGCCACGTCACCCGGTCCGCCGTCACCGCCCCGCAGGTCGCCCTGACGGCGCTGCTTCCGCAGGTCCGTGCCGATGTGGACGCCGCTGTCCGCGCCGCGTACGACATGCGCGGCGCCGTGAACGCTGTCGCCCTGACGTCCCGGCGTGAGTCCGCCGTAGACGCGGCCGACGCCCTGACCGGCGCAGCGACACGCGCCATGTCCCGTCCCTGA
- a CDS encoding RRQRL motif-containing zinc-binding protein: protein MTTLPVYPWRLAPDGLATLRQLRAMGLRPGGQPVVAQIERPRRRRRPLVAFLYRIDQAKPVRPMTPAKWAALAKANAARRTCPACGRDAGYTLPTSLGVCVPCADAPALAA, encoded by the coding sequence GTGACCACGCTCCCCGTCTACCCGTGGCGCCTGGCCCCGGACGGTCTGGCCACACTCCGACAGCTCCGCGCGATGGGGCTGCGGCCGGGCGGTCAGCCGGTGGTCGCTCAGATCGAGCGGCCCCGGCGCCGTCGCAGGCCGCTGGTCGCCTTCCTCTACCGCATCGACCAGGCCAAGCCCGTCCGGCCCATGACCCCGGCGAAATGGGCGGCCCTGGCCAAGGCGAACGCCGCCCGCCGCACCTGTCCCGCCTGCGGGCGGGACGCGGGCTACACCCTCCCCACCTCACTCGGCGTGTGTGTGCCCTGCGCAGACGCTCCCGCGCTGGCCGCATGA
- a CDS encoding NUDIX domain-containing protein: MGPKTTKVYETIRDRLAAGEYAPGAKFPSERTLVEELGIGRTALRQVLARLVAEGALEVRGRSSYRVPGAVSVKTPEGLEPWRIHGERDLYDSRWVKLQLWDVEPPGVERFEHHVVKLHHVAVTAVLDDQDRVLMMWRYRFVPQQWGWELPGGIVDEGEDPSETALREVVEETGWRPTSVEHVVTYQPMVGMVDSPHEIFVADGAEQVGAPTDLEEAGHIEWVPLADIPGLMARGELMGSGTLVGLLHILANRGKQGVTTAR; this comes from the coding sequence ATGGGACCGAAGACGACGAAGGTCTACGAGACGATTCGTGATCGGCTCGCTGCTGGCGAGTACGCTCCCGGCGCCAAATTCCCCTCAGAACGGACACTCGTAGAGGAACTCGGCATTGGCCGCACCGCACTGCGGCAAGTACTGGCCCGGCTCGTAGCCGAAGGCGCCCTGGAGGTGCGAGGCCGGAGTTCGTACCGGGTGCCCGGGGCTGTGAGCGTCAAGACGCCCGAAGGGCTGGAGCCCTGGCGCATCCACGGCGAGCGGGACCTCTACGACAGCCGATGGGTCAAACTCCAGCTCTGGGACGTGGAGCCACCGGGGGTAGAGCGCTTCGAGCATCACGTCGTGAAGCTTCACCACGTCGCCGTCACCGCAGTTCTGGACGATCAGGATCGCGTCCTGATGATGTGGCGATACCGCTTCGTCCCACAGCAGTGGGGGTGGGAACTTCCTGGCGGCATCGTTGACGAGGGCGAGGACCCCTCAGAGACGGCACTGCGGGAAGTCGTGGAAGAGACCGGGTGGCGGCCTACGTCAGTGGAACACGTGGTCACCTATCAGCCCATGGTCGGCATGGTCGATTCGCCTCACGAGATCTTCGTGGCGGACGGGGCCGAACAAGTCGGTGCACCAACGGACCTCGAAGAAGCAGGGCATATCGAGTGGGTGCCGTTGGCCGACATTCCAGGGCTCATGGCACGCGGTGAGCTTATGGGGTCTGGCACTCTCGTCGGGTTGCTGCACATCCTGGCGAACCGCGGCAAGCAGGGGGTCACAACCGCGCGCTGA
- a CDS encoding bifunctional DNA primase/polymerase, with amino-acid sequence MPPGNHPEASPEDRPEPPHLALRPTESTRPTGATRPTPATDPTDPRAAALDHALLAAERGYPVFPLTRNKLPALRSPHRGHPEVPPCRGECGRLGHGVHDASTDPLTVRRMFAAAPWATGYGLACGRPPHHLIGIDLDTKHGADGLTALRFLAEQHGFPIPPTVTVLTPSGGRHLWLTGPPSPVIANSAGRLAPGIDIRGAGGYLVGPGSLTVHGHYALAPDAPQRPAPVPDALLALLTAPPPSARREPPPGVPPQHAAALVRFVRASPAGQRNARLFWAACRADESGLGQELSARLMEAARHTGLSAQEARATIASAARHRQVGGERQGRAERGIP; translated from the coding sequence GTGCCGCCGGGGAACCACCCCGAGGCGTCACCAGAGGACCGACCCGAGCCGCCGCACCTCGCCCTCCGCCCCACCGAATCCACCCGACCCACCGGAGCCACCAGACCCACCCCAGCCACTGACCCCACGGATCCGCGCGCCGCGGCGCTCGACCACGCCCTCCTTGCCGCCGAACGCGGCTACCCGGTCTTCCCACTGACCCGCAACAAACTTCCGGCCCTCCGGTCACCACACCGCGGGCATCCCGAGGTCCCGCCCTGCCGCGGCGAGTGCGGCCGGCTCGGGCACGGTGTGCACGACGCGAGCACCGACCCGCTCACCGTCCGCCGTATGTTCGCCGCCGCCCCTTGGGCCACCGGTTACGGCCTCGCCTGCGGACGGCCCCCGCACCACCTCATCGGCATCGACCTCGACACCAAACACGGCGCCGACGGCCTGACCGCCCTCCGCTTCCTCGCCGAACAGCACGGCTTCCCGATCCCGCCCACGGTCACGGTGCTCACCCCCAGCGGCGGCCGCCACCTCTGGCTCACCGGCCCGCCATCCCCCGTCATCGCGAATTCGGCCGGCCGGCTCGCGCCCGGCATCGATATTCGCGGCGCGGGCGGCTATCTCGTGGGCCCCGGCTCGCTCACCGTCCACGGGCACTACGCCCTGGCGCCGGACGCACCGCAGCGACCCGCCCCCGTACCGGACGCCCTGCTCGCACTCCTCACGGCTCCGCCCCCGTCCGCCCGCCGCGAGCCCCCGCCCGGCGTCCCGCCCCAGCACGCCGCGGCGCTCGTACGCTTCGTCCGCGCCTCCCCCGCCGGCCAGCGCAATGCCCGCCTCTTCTGGGCCGCCTGCCGCGCCGACGAGTCCGGCCTCGGCCAGGAACTCAGCGCCCGACTGATGGAAGCCGCCCGCCACACCGGCCTGTCAGCACAGGAGGCACGCGCCACAATCGCCTCGGCGGCCCGCCACCGGCAGGTGGGCGGCGAGCGCCAGGGGAGAGCCGAGCGCGGGATCCCGTAG
- a CDS encoding OB-fold domain-containing protein: protein MSQVQLTHEQLRAYEGRLTGTAGVGKDLVNEPMIRHWCEAVGDTNPAYQGRDAVAPPTMLQAWTMGGLSGHTDRSGAYGELSALLDDAGYTSIVATDCEQEYLRPLRPGDRITFDAVIESVSERKTTKLGTGHFITTRMDIRANGEPAGTHRFRVLKYAPAVRDAKTDEREGAQSRARAPEQAQAHRHAQAPQQSQAPQQAQAPQQQHALQQSDAPQQPRPRRPRPVVNRDNAGFWEGVAGHRLLIQRCTECRTLRFPWLPGCNACGSAEWDTVEASGAGTVFSYVVMHHPSFPAFTVPAFTAPEFTVPEHGADGPGPQADAPGGPHTEAPGPYAVGLIELAEGVRIVSNVVGVPADKVRIGMPVRLVYLRVDEELELPVFRADEGGEG, encoded by the coding sequence ATGAGTCAGGTGCAGCTCACCCACGAGCAGCTCAGGGCCTACGAGGGCCGGCTGACCGGGACCGCCGGCGTGGGAAAGGACCTGGTCAACGAGCCGATGATCCGGCACTGGTGCGAGGCCGTGGGAGACACCAATCCCGCCTATCAGGGGCGGGACGCCGTCGCTCCGCCGACCATGCTGCAGGCCTGGACGATGGGCGGCCTCTCCGGCCACACCGACCGCTCGGGGGCGTACGGCGAACTGTCCGCGCTGCTGGACGACGCCGGGTACACCTCCATCGTCGCCACCGACTGCGAGCAGGAGTATCTGCGGCCGCTGCGCCCCGGTGACCGGATCACCTTCGACGCGGTGATCGAGTCGGTGTCGGAGCGCAAGACCACGAAGCTGGGGACCGGGCACTTCATCACGACGCGGATGGACATCCGCGCGAACGGCGAGCCGGCCGGCACGCATCGCTTCCGGGTCCTCAAGTACGCCCCGGCGGTACGGGATGCCAAGACGGACGAGCGGGAGGGGGCACAATCACGGGCACGGGCACCTGAGCAGGCACAGGCGCACCGGCATGCGCAAGCACCTCAACAGTCGCAAGCACCTCAACAGGCACAGGCACCTCAGCAGCAGCATGCGCTTCAGCAGTCGGATGCACCTCAGCAGCCCCGGCCCCGACGGCCCCGCCCCGTCGTCAACCGTGACAACGCCGGCTTCTGGGAGGGCGTCGCGGGGCACCGGCTGCTGATCCAGCGCTGCACGGAATGCCGGACGCTGCGTTTTCCCTGGTTGCCGGGGTGCAACGCCTGCGGGTCAGCGGAGTGGGACACCGTCGAGGCGAGCGGCGCGGGAACGGTTTTCTCCTACGTCGTGATGCATCACCCGTCCTTCCCGGCATTCACGGTGCCTGCTTTCACGGCGCCCGAGTTCACGGTCCCCGAGCACGGCGCGGACGGGCCCGGCCCCCAGGCGGATGCCCCCGGTGGCCCCCACACAGAAGCCCCCGGCCCCTACGCAGTCGGGCTGATCGAGCTCGCGGAGGGGGTGCGGATCGTCAGCAATGTCGTGGGCGTCCCCGCCGACAAGGTGCGGATCGGGATGCCCGTGCGGCTCGTTTACCTGCGCGTCGACGAGGAGTTGGAGCTTCCGGTCTTCCGCGCGGACGAGGGAGGTGAGGGGTGA
- a CDS encoding DUF4186 domain-containing protein produces MSDPLPRSLDQRLDALARHPFRAKFHLRGRERATAELSGPSTMRWHAYDLIAKRLAPAEPYKDGKQTPYRGHPVFVAQHATATCCRSCLQRWHQIPKGRELSRSERAYVVGVICRWIEREVAGEGSSGAAIPDGHS; encoded by the coding sequence ATGTCTGATCCGCTGCCTCGCTCGCTTGATCAACGGCTGGACGCCCTTGCGCGGCATCCGTTTCGTGCGAAGTTTCATCTGCGCGGTCGCGAGCGGGCCACTGCCGAGTTGAGCGGACCGTCCACGATGCGGTGGCACGCCTACGACCTCATTGCCAAGCGGCTGGCGCCGGCCGAGCCGTACAAGGACGGCAAGCAGACCCCTTACCGCGGCCACCCGGTATTCGTCGCTCAACATGCGACTGCGACGTGTTGTCGTAGTTGCCTCCAGCGCTGGCACCAGATTCCCAAGGGACGGGAGCTGAGTCGCTCGGAGCGTGCGTATGTGGTGGGCGTGATCTGTCGCTGGATCGAGCGCGAGGTGGCGGGCGAGGGCTCCTCGGGGGCGGCGATTCCTGACGGTCATTCCTGA
- a CDS encoding DUF6284 family protein: MKNIAALQALVTANPPVGGPTAAELEAIEAEMPVISAEVELLDAQIMILDRTPSEVDEQRIRRARRRVLAARRDLANLSAAAFVPEVGA, encoded by the coding sequence ATGAAGAACATCGCTGCACTTCAGGCGCTCGTTACCGCCAATCCGCCCGTCGGCGGCCCCACTGCCGCTGAGCTGGAGGCGATCGAGGCGGAGATGCCGGTCATCTCGGCGGAGGTTGAGCTGCTGGACGCGCAGATCATGATCCTCGACCGCACGCCGTCCGAGGTCGACGAGCAGCGCATCCGCCGGGCTCGCCGCCGGGTGCTGGCGGCCCGCCGGGACCTGGCCAACCTGTCCGCCGCGGCGTTCGTGCCGGAGGTGGGGGCATGA
- a CDS encoding PepSY domain-containing protein, which translates to MKATAKRTLTPRAVVLATAAAVALIGSTGAATAFADNEGPAPQSSVQLAQNERHLDDTAKDRAQVKADKISQSEATAKALQAVPGTATSAELDNADRNGSLIWEVDVLGKDHKNHDVTIDAGNGKVLNKHTDRDDDAAQDAAETQALVKSDKIGHEKATDKALKAVPGTVVSYSLDDNDRNGSTVWEVDVLGKDHKSHDVTIDAAGGKVLDQHVDQDDNNGHDGHDGHDD; encoded by the coding sequence ATGAAGGCCACCGCCAAGCGCACGCTCACCCCCCGCGCCGTCGTCCTCGCCACGGCCGCCGCCGTCGCACTGATCGGCAGCACGGGTGCCGCGACCGCCTTCGCGGACAACGAGGGCCCGGCCCCGCAGTCCTCCGTCCAGCTCGCCCAGAACGAGCGCCACCTGGACGACACCGCCAAGGACCGCGCGCAGGTCAAGGCCGACAAGATCAGCCAGTCCGAGGCCACCGCCAAGGCTCTCCAGGCCGTCCCCGGCACCGCGACCTCCGCCGAACTCGACAACGCAGACCGCAACGGCTCCCTCATCTGGGAGGTCGACGTCCTCGGCAAGGACCACAAGAACCACGACGTCACCATCGACGCCGGCAACGGCAAGGTCCTCAACAAGCACACCGACCGCGACGACGACGCCGCCCAGGACGCCGCCGAAACCCAGGCCCTGGTCAAGTCCGACAAGATCGGCCACGAAAAGGCCACCGACAAGGCCCTGAAGGCCGTCCCCGGCACCGTCGTCTCCTACAGCCTCGACGACAACGACCGCAACGGTTCCACCGTCTGGGAGGTCGATGTCCTCGGCAAGGACCACAAAAGCCACGACGTCACCATCGACGCGGCCGGCGGCAAGGTCCTGGACCAGCACGTCGACCAGGACGACAACAACGGCCACGACGGCCACGACGGCCACGACGACTGA
- a CDS encoding XRE family transcriptional regulator → MYVSEWENGKRTISDRYAAILRQLLGVTDAELRGAQLTVAPPVADGYDELLSRIDSASSVSESLVKAFNDQTELLRTMDRQMGAAGLVDQMTGHISALEDALNFAVLPSARRPVALALAGASTLAAWQAIDSGAVERAWRHYELAKRAARDAEAPMYLAHAMGEQAYVLCEAGRPSLGLDLVRDAQRVLGKAGSPRLRAWLYATEAELCAHTGMPDDCRRALDAAAASIPPGPEDRDPDMLSIFLNGGHFARWRGNVLGLLGDGDAVTSLYGALEMVDPTFVRAQAGLHTDLAQAHLARAEYDDANTHLRQARLLASRTGSVRQRRRVDLLSARL, encoded by the coding sequence GTGTACGTGTCTGAGTGGGAGAACGGCAAGCGCACCATCTCGGACCGTTACGCGGCGATCCTGCGGCAGCTTCTCGGCGTCACGGACGCGGAGTTGAGGGGTGCGCAACTCACCGTGGCGCCACCGGTGGCCGATGGGTACGACGAACTCCTGAGCAGGATCGACTCAGCCAGCAGCGTCAGTGAATCCCTGGTGAAGGCGTTCAACGACCAGACCGAATTGCTACGCACCATGGACCGCCAGATGGGCGCGGCCGGTCTCGTGGACCAGATGACTGGGCACATCTCTGCGCTTGAAGATGCACTGAACTTCGCGGTGCTCCCTAGCGCACGCCGACCGGTGGCGCTCGCACTGGCGGGAGCCTCGACCCTTGCCGCGTGGCAAGCGATCGATTCAGGGGCAGTCGAGCGGGCTTGGCGGCATTATGAGCTTGCTAAGCGGGCCGCGCGCGACGCGGAAGCCCCGATGTACCTAGCCCATGCGATGGGCGAACAGGCATACGTACTCTGCGAGGCTGGCCGACCGTCTCTCGGCCTTGACCTGGTCCGCGATGCTCAGCGTGTCCTCGGCAAAGCCGGATCGCCCCGCCTGCGGGCATGGCTATACGCGACTGAAGCGGAGTTGTGCGCCCACACGGGAATGCCTGATGACTGCCGGCGGGCGCTCGATGCGGCAGCGGCGAGCATCCCGCCGGGCCCCGAGGATCGAGACCCTGACATGCTGAGCATCTTCCTGAATGGCGGGCACTTCGCCCGGTGGCGCGGCAACGTCCTTGGCCTGCTGGGCGACGGCGACGCGGTAACCAGCCTGTACGGGGCCCTGGAGATGGTGGACCCAACGTTTGTCCGTGCTCAGGCCGGACTCCACACCGATCTCGCGCAAGCTCATCTCGCGCGCGCCGAGTACGACGACGCAAACACCCACTTGAGGCAGGCGCGGCTCTTGGCGAGCCGCACCGGTTCCGTACGTCAGCGGCGCCGTGTTGACCTTCTCAGCGCGCGGTTGTGA
- a CDS encoding cold shock domain-containing protein: protein MVTATVREWRDEEGWGVLDSSETPGGCFGHFSDIQMAGFRTLTPGQQVDLTWEAPGFKQDGYDYRALAIVPRLA from the coding sequence ATGGTGACTGCGACTGTTCGCGAGTGGCGTGACGAGGAAGGCTGGGGCGTGCTCGACTCCTCTGAGACACCCGGCGGCTGCTTTGGGCACTTCTCCGACATCCAGATGGCCGGCTTCCGCACGCTGACGCCCGGACAACAAGTCGACCTCACTTGGGAAGCCCCCGGCTTCAAGCAGGATGGGTACGACTACCGCGCGCTGGCCATCGTGCCTCGGCTGGCCTGA